The following proteins are encoded in a genomic region of uncultured Ilyobacter sp.:
- a CDS encoding DUF2914 domain-containing protein, whose amino-acid sequence MMKKIFGVIIFMTVLSFAYGETYYNVSRSVLTDAIVQKEPAPQREMFYFGERAVFFTELTDIGVDEKKVFHKWYLVKNDGTKEMMASVSLKIKGYRWRTWSSKNLYDKGSWIVDLTDDSGEILESKEFVVQ is encoded by the coding sequence ATGATGAAGAAAATATTTGGTGTGATAATTTTTATGACGGTTTTGAGTTTTGCCTACGGGGAGACTTATTATAATGTCTCTAGGTCTGTTCTCACAGACGCTATAGTTCAAAAAGAACCTGCACCTCAGAGGGAAATGTTTTATTTTGGAGAGCGGGCGGTGTTTTTTACAGAACTTACAGATATAGGTGTGGATGAAAAAAAGGTTTTTCATAAATGGTATCTCGTAAAAAATGACGGGACAAAAGAAATGATGGCATCTGTATCACTTAAGATAAAAGGTTATAGATGGCGTACCTGGTCATCAAAAAATCTATATGATAAAGGAAGTTGGATAGTTGATTTAACCGATGATAGCGGGGAAATTTTAGAGTCAAAGGAATTTGTTGTTCAGTGA